Proteins from a genomic interval of Methanofollis formosanus:
- the atwA gene encoding methyl coenzyme M reductase system, component A2, which translates to MTALITVENLCMDFGEKRALNNINFEVEEGEIVGIIGRSGSGKTVLLHLIRGVDQPPTEGKVIYHVAACEGCGWVDVPSRAGEKCPKCGQMMAPVDVDLWNPENEQMKRRVMARTAIMFQRTFALYGNDRVIENVLHALEDIRYPPSKAVNRAADLLDEVRLSHRMMHIARDLSGGEKQRVVLARQLAKEPFTLFADEPTGTLDPGTATLVHRMLKEAAEKNDMGMMVTSHFSQVIQDVADRAIMLKDGEIEILGKPDEVIARFMAGYSDTETYEEAELGENVLVARDVIKRYLSVDRGMVKAVDGVTFEVKEKEVFGIIGKSGAGKTTLSRMISGIIEPTGGEMNVRIGEGWVDMTKPGIEFRGRAKGYIGLLHQEYDLYPHRTVLDNLTDAIGLEFPKELAVRKAIITLKMAGFPEEKSREILDRRPSELSEGERHRVALAQVLIREPRIVILDEPTGTMDPITKVDVKHSIMHAREEMDETFIVVSHDMDFVHDICDRIALMRGGKIIALGDPEEVLARLTDEEREIMGKPTA; encoded by the coding sequence ATGACCGCGTTGATCACAGTCGAGAACCTCTGCATGGATTTTGGAGAGAAGAGGGCGCTCAACAATATCAATTTTGAGGTTGAGGAGGGAGAGATCGTCGGGATCATCGGCCGCAGCGGGTCGGGGAAGACGGTCCTTCTCCACCTCATCAGGGGCGTCGATCAACCTCCGACAGAAGGAAAGGTGATCTACCATGTCGCCGCCTGCGAAGGGTGCGGATGGGTGGATGTCCCGAGCAGGGCCGGAGAAAAATGTCCGAAGTGTGGCCAGATGATGGCCCCGGTCGACGTCGACCTCTGGAACCCTGAGAACGAACAGATGAAGAGGCGGGTCATGGCAAGGACCGCAATCATGTTCCAGCGGACCTTTGCCCTGTACGGGAACGACCGGGTCATCGAGAATGTCCTCCATGCCCTTGAGGACATCAGATACCCGCCATCAAAGGCGGTCAACCGCGCCGCCGACCTCCTTGACGAGGTCCGTCTCTCCCACCGGATGATGCATATCGCCCGTGACCTCTCGGGCGGCGAGAAGCAGCGGGTGGTGCTTGCCAGGCAGCTTGCCAAGGAACCGTTCACCCTCTTTGCCGACGAACCGACCGGCACCCTCGACCCCGGCACCGCGACCCTGGTCCACCGGATGCTCAAGGAAGCGGCCGAGAAGAACGATATGGGGATGATGGTCACCTCCCACTTCTCCCAGGTCATCCAGGACGTCGCCGACCGGGCGATTATGCTCAAAGACGGCGAGATCGAGATCCTCGGCAAGCCGGACGAGGTTATCGCACGCTTCATGGCGGGGTACTCCGACACCGAGACCTACGAGGAGGCCGAACTCGGGGAGAACGTGCTGGTGGCGCGCGACGTCATCAAGCGGTATCTCTCGGTCGACCGCGGGATGGTCAAGGCCGTCGACGGCGTCACCTTCGAGGTGAAGGAGAAGGAGGTCTTCGGGATCATCGGGAAGAGCGGTGCCGGGAAGACGACGCTCTCCAGGATGATCTCAGGCATCATCGAACCGACCGGCGGCGAGATGAACGTGCGGATCGGCGAGGGGTGGGTGGACATGACCAAGCCCGGCATCGAGTTCCGCGGCAGGGCCAAGGGCTATATTGGACTTCTCCACCAGGAGTACGACCTTTATCCTCACCGGACGGTCCTCGACAACCTCACCGACGCCATCGGGCTTGAGTTCCCCAAGGAACTCGCGGTCAGGAAGGCGATCATCACCCTGAAGATGGCCGGGTTCCCTGAGGAGAAGAGCAGGGAGATCCTGGACCGCCGGCCGAGCGAACTCTCGGAAGGCGAACGCCACCGCGTCGCCCTGGCACAGGTGCTCATCAGGGAGCCCAGGATCGTCATCCTTGACGAACCGACCGGGACAATGGACCCGATCACCAAGGTCGACGTGAAGCACTCGATCATGCATGCCCGCGAGGAGATGGACGAGACCTTTATTGTGGTCTCGCACGACATGGACTTCGTGCACGACATCTGTGACCGGATCGCCCTGATGCGGGGCGGCAAGATCATCGCTCTCGGCGACCCCGAGGAAGTGCTCGCCAGGCTGACCGACGAAGAACGCGAGATCATGGGGAAGCCCACGGCGTAG
- a CDS encoding HAD-IC family P-type ATPase yields MSIAVVFDSAGTLLRSYRTARDVGTGEILPDVETTLLTCRDPARVLIALNAHSRDVMGAPDDQFLSEYLCERKVGFGVSCLRQVTPHEELANLLYGDREALVGDLQACIKDVWGILKEEELVVMDSGAILNLSKRGIEFTVTAGGRPFKGAKETIESLHAMGVATYIASGDRAAKLEQIADHLGIPRDQVHGIATPSIKAQIVEDLQDYYETVVMVGDGINDLKAFRRADISILSEQQSREKPEQLTRAAGYIIKNVREVVPIVRELSDDGIVSI; encoded by the coding sequence ATGAGCATTGCAGTGGTATTTGACAGCGCCGGAACTCTTCTGAGGAGTTACCGGACGGCACGAGATGTCGGGACCGGGGAAATCCTCCCCGACGTCGAGACGACCCTGCTCACCTGCCGCGACCCCGCCCGGGTGCTCATCGCGCTCAACGCCCACAGCAGGGACGTGATGGGGGCACCCGACGATCAGTTCCTCTCCGAGTACCTCTGTGAACGGAAGGTCGGTTTCGGGGTGTCCTGTCTCAGGCAGGTCACGCCGCACGAAGAACTCGCGAACCTCCTGTACGGGGACCGCGAGGCCCTGGTCGGGGATCTCCAGGCCTGCATCAAGGACGTCTGGGGGATCTTGAAAGAGGAGGAACTGGTGGTGATGGACTCAGGGGCCATCCTCAACCTTTCGAAGCGGGGGATCGAGTTCACGGTCACCGCCGGCGGCCGACCGTTCAAGGGGGCGAAAGAGACGATCGAGAGTCTTCATGCCATGGGCGTCGCCACCTACATCGCCTCGGGCGATCGGGCCGCCAAACTGGAACAGATCGCCGATCACCTCGGCATCCCGCGTGACCAGGTCCACGGGATCGCCACGCCCTCCATCAAGGCCCAGATCGTCGAGGACCTCCAGGACTACTATGAGACGGTGGTGATGGTCGGGGACGGGATCAACGACCTGAAAGCATTCAGGCGGGCCGACATCAGTATTCTCTCAGAACAGCAGTCGAGAGAGAAGCCCGAGCAGTTGACCCGGGCGGCCGGGTATATCATCAAAAATGTCAGGGAAGTCGTCCCAATTGTGCGGGAACTCTCTGATGATGGTATTGTCTCAATATAA
- a CDS encoding ribose 1,5-bisphosphate isomerase: MLLNETAEQIRSMEIRGAGRIARAAAAALKDHAETFEGSDIRSFRHFMGEAACTLLATRPTAVSLPNAVRFVMKAMEGAGNVPEAQAAIRRAADSFLLSSKHAIEWIGEIGARHISDGDVVLTHCNSEAALACILTAHRQGKDLEVFATEVRPRNQGILTIRALNDAGVKTNYIVDSAVRSFINDVDLVVTGADAVTVNGAVVNKIGTSQIALAAHEARTTMLVAAETYKFAPRSILGERIEIEERQTDEVLDPAVAATLPHVRVRNPAFDVTPARYVDEIVTEMGAIPPTMAYIIIRDHLGWGIEEFHKNFEFNERMQE, from the coding sequence ATGTTGCTCAACGAGACCGCCGAGCAGATCCGATCGATGGAGATCCGGGGTGCGGGGAGAATCGCCCGTGCCGCGGCCGCCGCCCTGAAAGACCATGCAGAGACCTTTGAAGGCTCCGACATCAGGTCTTTCAGGCACTTTATGGGCGAAGCGGCCTGCACCCTGCTGGCCACCAGACCGACGGCGGTCTCTCTCCCGAATGCCGTCCGTTTTGTGATGAAGGCGATGGAAGGGGCCGGCAACGTCCCCGAGGCGCAGGCCGCGATCAGGCGGGCGGCCGACTCCTTTCTCCTCTCCTCGAAGCATGCAATCGAGTGGATCGGCGAGATCGGTGCCCGACACATCTCCGACGGCGACGTCGTGCTCACCCACTGCAACTCAGAGGCGGCCCTTGCCTGCATCCTCACCGCCCACCGGCAGGGCAAGGACCTGGAAGTTTTCGCGACCGAGGTGCGCCCGAGAAACCAGGGTATACTTACGATCAGGGCCCTCAACGATGCCGGGGTGAAGACGAACTACATCGTCGACTCGGCGGTCCGTTCCTTTATCAACGATGTCGACCTGGTCGTCACCGGGGCCGACGCGGTGACGGTGAATGGGGCGGTGGTGAACAAGATCGGCACCTCCCAGATCGCCCTGGCCGCCCATGAGGCACGGACGACGATGCTGGTGGCGGCAGAGACCTACAAGTTCGCACCACGATCGATCCTGGGAGAGCGGATCGAGATCGAGGAACGCCAGACCGACGAGGTGCTGGACCCGGCGGTGGCGGCGACGCTCCCGCACGTCCGGGTCAGAAACCCGGCCTTCGACGTCACCCCGGCGCGGTATGTGGACGAGATCGTGACCGAAATGGGGGCGATCCCGCCGACGATGGCCTATATTATCATCAGAGACCATCTGGGCTGGGGGATCGAGGAGTTCCACAAGAATTTTGAGTTCAACGAGAGAATGCAGGAGTGA
- a CDS encoding RuBisCO large subunit C-terminal-like domain-containing protein translates to MKDVTATYYFRPRADTTPEQAAQAIVEEETTGTWTDITTTTEYVRRLDGEVLALEPSGKGYVTQVRYPAEIFEAGNVPQYLSVVAGNLFGLGRLEAVRLLDVDFPESLVPFKGPKFGLEGVRRLIGTTDRPHVGTIIKPKVGLNPKDTAEVAYHAAVGGVDLIKDDETLTDQTFCPLDERLQAVMARLDEAKEETGRQVLYAVNISARADEIVGRAEHALDLGANMLMIDVITCGFTALQALAEAPSVKVPIHVHRTMHGAITRNPEHGIAMRPIARIVRMLGGDQLHTGTVSGKMSHDVSELKGDNLALTEPFFGLKPTFPVASGGLHPGKVAAEIGTLGTNIVLQAGGGIHGHPDGTEAGARAMRQAVDAFMEGVSAEEYAKDHYELARALEKWGNR, encoded by the coding sequence ATGAAGGACGTTACTGCAACCTACTATTTCCGCCCGCGGGCCGACACCACGCCCGAACAGGCGGCGCAGGCGATCGTCGAGGAGGAGACGACCGGCACCTGGACCGACATCACGACCACCACCGAGTACGTCCGCCGTCTCGACGGAGAGGTGCTCGCCCTCGAACCTTCGGGCAAGGGTTACGTGACGCAGGTTCGGTACCCGGCCGAGATCTTCGAGGCCGGCAATGTCCCGCAGTACCTCTCGGTGGTCGCGGGCAACCTCTTCGGTCTCGGACGTCTGGAGGCGGTCAGGCTCCTGGACGTCGACTTCCCGGAGTCGCTGGTTCCGTTCAAGGGCCCGAAGTTCGGGCTCGAAGGGGTGAGGCGACTCATCGGGACGACCGATCGGCCGCATGTGGGCACGATCATCAAGCCGAAGGTCGGCCTCAACCCGAAGGACACTGCGGAGGTGGCCTATCACGCGGCGGTCGGCGGGGTGGACCTGATCAAGGACGACGAGACCCTGACCGACCAGACTTTCTGCCCGCTCGACGAGCGTCTCCAGGCGGTGATGGCGCGGCTCGACGAGGCGAAGGAGGAGACCGGGCGGCAGGTGCTGTATGCGGTGAACATCTCGGCAAGGGCCGACGAGATCGTGGGGCGGGCCGAGCACGCCCTGGACCTCGGGGCGAACATGCTGATGATCGACGTGATCACCTGCGGGTTCACCGCCCTCCAGGCCCTGGCCGAGGCGCCGTCGGTGAAGGTGCCCATCCATGTCCACCGGACGATGCACGGGGCGATCACCCGCAACCCGGAGCACGGGATCGCGATGCGCCCGATCGCACGGATCGTGCGGATGCTCGGCGGCGACCAGCTCCATACCGGCACGGTCTCGGGCAAGATGAGCCACGATGTCTCCGAACTGAAGGGCGACAACCTCGCTCTCACCGAGCCGTTCTTCGGGCTCAAACCCACTTTCCCGGTGGCGAGCGGCGGCCTCCACCCGGGCAAGGTGGCGGCAGAGATCGGAACCCTCGGCACCAACATCGTCCTCCAGGCGGGCGGTGGGATCCACGGCCACCCGGACGGCACCGAGGCCGGAGCAAGGGCGATGCGCCAGGCGGTCGATGCGTTTATGGAGGGGGTGTCTGCGGAGGAGTACGCGAAGGATCACTACGAACTCGCGAGGGCACTGGAGAAGTGGGGGAACCGGTGA
- a CDS encoding PepSY domain-containing protein, producing MKKFFFALIALLAFLVVIFWSGLLPAPSGGEAGPTSPTDVPTPKTQIDAQEAEKIALALFPEAMVDRTTVELITNGDSPYYECEIRTQDEKKILAWIDPATGDLIGFSTGSQMMGRPAEPVLSMDEAREVARAYVDEKRDGADLTLTSERYNTFSSGSVGTVADRYSFSYARLIRGVPCLSDGFSISVDAVTGEICKYSKRWKTDEDLCTADTVPSISGEDAKDAVRAYLKETWGDLPGLTVHTADLWWRDGNNGSTDAVPLVWEVRFDDDHYRSLQYPRMANAFVDAHSGEVLDGFYHPDAT from the coding sequence ATGAAAAAATTCTTTTTCGCTCTCATCGCCCTCCTCGCCTTTCTCGTCGTCATTTTCTGGAGCGGCCTTCTTCCGGCGCCGTCGGGAGGAGAGGCAGGCCCCACATCACCCACAGACGTCCCAACACCGAAAACGCAGATAGACGCACAGGAGGCGGAAAAAATCGCCCTCGCCCTCTTCCCGGAGGCGATGGTCGACCGGACGACAGTCGAACTCATAACCAATGGAGACAGTCCCTACTACGAATGTGAGATCAGGACGCAGGACGAAAAAAAGATCCTGGCGTGGATCGATCCCGCGACCGGTGACCTCATCGGATTTTCCACCGGATCGCAGATGATGGGTCGGCCTGCCGAACCCGTACTTTCGATGGACGAGGCGCGGGAGGTCGCGAGAGCGTACGTCGATGAAAAACGCGACGGTGCCGACCTGACACTGACCTCAGAACGATATAACACCTTCTCCAGCGGATCGGTCGGAACCGTGGCCGACAGGTATTCATTCAGTTATGCTCGCCTGATCAGGGGCGTCCCGTGCCTCAGCGATGGCTTTTCCATCTCTGTCGATGCGGTGACGGGCGAGATCTGTAAGTACTCGAAACGGTGGAAGACCGACGAGGACCTCTGCACCGCCGACACGGTCCCGTCGATTTCAGGTGAAGATGCAAAGGACGCCGTCAGGGCGTACCTGAAGGAGACCTGGGGCGACCTGCCCGGCCTTACCGTCCATACGGCCGACCTCTGGTGGCGCGACGGGAATAACGGGAGTACGGACGCGGTCCCGCTTGTATGGGAGGTGCGTTTCGACGACGATCACTACCGCTCGCTTCAGTATCCACGTATGGCCAATGCATTTGTCGACGCCCACTCCGGCGAGGTGCTGGACGGTTTCTACCACCCCGATGCGACCTGA
- a CDS encoding ABC transporter permease, with protein MEIRRICTIAEKEFSENIRGRRFLLVLALFLIIAAIGAWQGIQDYTDALDRYMQTLQVTGIGVVSSLAHVRPSILDVFMRMGETMSILGAVLGIAVGFDLISGEKEDHSLKMLLSHPVYRDEVITGKALGGIVTVAFAMAVALGIALALLLISGHVPSSDESGFILIFGLVSFLYLTCGYAIALAMSVVADRSGKALLYALVVFFFLSSVVPAA; from the coding sequence ATGGAGATCAGACGGATATGCACCATCGCGGAAAAGGAATTCTCCGAAAACATCAGGGGACGACGTTTCCTTCTCGTCCTCGCCCTCTTCCTCATCATCGCGGCCATCGGTGCATGGCAGGGCATCCAGGACTACACCGACGCCCTCGACCGCTACATGCAGACCCTCCAGGTCACCGGCATCGGCGTTGTTTCTTCGCTGGCGCATGTCCGCCCCTCGATCCTGGACGTCTTCATGCGAATGGGCGAGACGATGTCGATCCTCGGTGCGGTACTCGGCATCGCCGTCGGTTTCGACCTCATCTCCGGCGAGAAGGAGGACCACTCCCTGAAGATGCTCCTCTCCCACCCGGTGTACCGGGACGAGGTGATCACCGGCAAAGCCCTCGGCGGCATCGTCACGGTGGCGTTCGCCATGGCGGTCGCCCTCGGCATCGCGCTCGCCCTCCTTCTCATCTCCGGCCATGTGCCCTCGTCCGATGAGTCGGGTTTCATCCTGATCTTCGGACTTGTCTCCTTCCTCTACCTGACCTGTGGGTATGCGATCGCACTTGCCATGTCGGTCGTCGCCGACCGGAGCGGGAAGGCGCTGCTCTATGCACTGGTCGTCTTCTTCTTCCTCTCGTCCGTCGTCCCGGCGGCCTGA
- a CDS encoding YIP1 family protein, translated as MSEDLPIKNIFTGPGRLFDQLRIKSLQEDLLFFFTVVLAVSILSTLRTLLMYPVHEPTAPYLIGGMLFGAFGPLQSMITWAVILLSVSLIEHFFLLFVDEHQGFERTMKSAIYALFPTVLFWWAAVILKIPYAGLLLLLCFTLITYSGIRKFHEKSKDRAAFVSLATSAVLLILFSRWISVPGFGLWL; from the coding sequence ATGTCAGAAGATCTGCCGATAAAAAATATCTTCACCGGTCCGGGGCGCCTCTTCGATCAACTCCGAATAAAGTCACTCCAGGAGGATCTCCTCTTCTTTTTCACCGTCGTTCTTGCGGTATCGATCCTTTCCACACTCAGGACTCTCCTGATGTATCCGGTTCACGAGCCCACCGCACCGTATCTTATCGGGGGCATGCTGTTCGGCGCATTCGGCCCACTCCAGAGTATGATCACCTGGGCTGTCATACTCCTGAGTGTCAGTCTCATCGAGCACTTTTTCCTCCTTTTTGTCGACGAACACCAGGGTTTTGAGAGGACGATGAAGTCGGCGATCTATGCCCTCTTCCCGACCGTCCTTTTCTGGTGGGCGGCGGTCATTCTAAAAATCCCCTATGCAGGTCTGCTGCTTCTCCTCTGTTTCACCCTGATCACCTACTCTGGCATACGAAAATTTCATGAGAAGTCAAAAGACCGCGCTGCATTCGTCTCACTTGCAACGAGTGCAGTGCTGCTGATCCTCTTCTCAAGGTGGATCTCTGTTCCGGGGTTCGGATTGTGGCTGTGA
- a CDS encoding condensation protein, translating to MSSQPAPAFDLFNVYFERLYDPTMHLLLAFDGEVDEAVLKKATLRLLGSNPYLRSRFAEEEEGMPCWEEIAEEEWERAFVILPPGEHLRPPAPLDVRRGPQVRVSLARQEDGDRIVVTCHHGFCDAKGIIDLARRLFEVYREIKEDPDFRPAPLGWYDRGTERVLAQFTAEEIKQARDEEEPFVDRWRFPIVRQGRGTPRIAHRTLSPDRLRQAKEFGRRHGATVNDIMIAAFFLAHLKIRDDPSDLGAPRSILTSADLRRHLDHPEACPPMNLSVAYEVTLTAGEGTGLEDIIDQVTAVTKRRKADGLGIGCILFYDEIYAGGMPGVRAFFDEMIRRYEETGLKNPVFSNIGVLDAAEFLPVDGKDGHPLDLRNLCFLPCVCWPYGFLISLSTFRESMTIVTGYEKGPYSEDMVERFLDAVVGYLP from the coding sequence ATGTCCTCTCAGCCGGCACCCGCCTTCGACCTCTTCAACGTCTACTTCGAACGCCTCTACGACCCGACGATGCACCTCCTCCTCGCCTTCGACGGGGAGGTCGACGAAGCGGTGCTGAAGAAGGCCACTCTCCGTCTCCTCGGCTCCAACCCCTACCTCAGGTCGAGGTTCGCAGAGGAAGAGGAGGGCATGCCCTGCTGGGAAGAGATCGCAGAGGAGGAGTGGGAGCGGGCCTTTGTGATCCTCCCACCCGGAGAACACCTCAGACCGCCGGCCCCCCTCGACGTCCGCCGGGGACCGCAGGTGCGGGTGAGCCTCGCCCGGCAGGAGGACGGCGACCGGATCGTCGTCACCTGTCATCACGGCTTCTGCGACGCGAAAGGGATCATCGACCTTGCACGCCGCCTCTTCGAGGTCTACCGGGAGATCAAAGAAGACCCCGACTTCAGGCCCGCACCTCTCGGGTGGTACGACCGGGGGACAGAGAGAGTTCTGGCGCAGTTCACCGCGGAGGAGATCAAACAGGCCCGCGACGAGGAAGAGCCCTTCGTCGACCGGTGGCGCTTCCCGATCGTGAGGCAGGGACGAGGCACACCCAGGATCGCACACCGGACGCTTTCTCCCGATCGGCTCAGGCAGGCAAAGGAGTTTGGCAGGCGGCACGGCGCCACCGTCAACGACATCATGATCGCCGCCTTCTTCCTCGCTCACCTGAAAATCAGAGACGACCCCTCAGACCTCGGCGCACCCCGTTCCATCCTCACCTCGGCAGACCTCCGCCGCCACCTCGACCACCCGGAAGCGTGCCCGCCCATGAACCTCTCGGTCGCCTACGAGGTCACCCTCACCGCCGGAGAAGGCACCGGCCTGGAGGACATCATCGACCAGGTCACCGCGGTGACGAAACGGCGCAAGGCAGACGGCCTCGGCATCGGGTGCATCCTCTTCTACGACGAGATCTATGCCGGCGGCATGCCGGGGGTGAGGGCGTTCTTCGACGAGATGATCCGGCGGTACGAGGAGACCGGCCTCAAAAACCCGGTCTTCTCCAACATCGGCGTCCTCGACGCCGCAGAGTTTCTCCCGGTGGACGGGAAGGATGGTCATCCCCTCGACCTTCGGAACCTCTGCTTCCTCCCCTGTGTCTGCTGGCCGTACGGGTTTCTCATCTCCCTCTCCACCTTCCGCGAGTCCATGACGATCGTCACGGGTTATGAGAAGGGGCCGTACTCGGAGGATATGGTCGAGCGGTTCCTCGACGCTGTGGTGGGGTACCTGCCCTGA
- a CDS encoding carboxypeptidase regulatory-like domain-containing protein, translating to MTKYLIRPETPHEVCPNLPPKRGLSISISLTILLALIALPASCSALLSEEQVTITITSPHDGAEGWIDVVPPHVAVVGEVDAPSGIQSVRVRSGVGEVSCGNGTEFACSVPVATGENTLTVIAVDTLGNQAEKSLNVTVHIGLPPPPAITVSGRVSDPGGTPIAGASVRFESEFSLDNDPLSVTTTTDDDGHYLIEDAIGYRQNITVRKEGYLPLQRDIIFENLTDELDLELEPQRRTTPGFDLLTGIFALLGASLIALVRRR from the coding sequence ATGACGAAATATTTGATCAGACCTGAAACCCCTCATGAGGTTTGTCCTAACCTTCCTCCCAAAAGAGGACTCTCAATATCCATCTCTCTCACCATCCTCCTCGCACTGATCGCGCTCCCCGCATCATGCTCGGCCCTCCTGTCAGAAGAGCAGGTAACCATCACCATAACCTCCCCCCATGACGGGGCGGAGGGCTGGATCGATGTCGTTCCGCCCCACGTTGCCGTCGTCGGCGAGGTCGACGCCCCTTCCGGCATACAGTCCGTGCGTGTCAGGAGTGGAGTGGGGGAAGTCTCGTGCGGGAACGGAACGGAGTTCGCATGCTCGGTGCCGGTCGCGACCGGTGAGAACACCCTCACCGTCATCGCCGTCGACACGCTCGGGAACCAGGCCGAGAAAAGCCTGAACGTGACTGTCCATATCGGTCTGCCCCCGCCTCCGGCGATCACCGTCTCGGGCAGGGTGAGCGATCCCGGCGGCACCCCGATCGCCGGCGCATCGGTGAGATTTGAGTCGGAATTTTCGCTCGATAATGATCCGCTCTCGGTGACGACCACGACAGACGATGACGGGCACTACCTGATCGAAGACGCGATCGGGTATCGGCAGAATATCACCGTCAGGAAGGAGGGCTATCTCCCCCTCCAGCGCGATATCATCTTTGAAAACCTGACAGACGAACTCGACCTCGAACTGGAGCCACAGCGTCGAACAACGCCGGGATTTGATCTCCTGACCGGCATCTTCGCACTCCTCGGGGCATCGTTGATCGCTCTGGTCAGGAGAAGGTGA